A part of Marinomonas rhizomae genomic DNA contains:
- the gpmI gene encoding 2,3-bisphosphoglycerate-independent phosphoglycerate mutase, whose protein sequence is MNKKTTALFILDGWGYSETSKSNAIAAANTPNWDALWNNQPHTLIKTSGLAVGLPEGQMGNSEVGHMNLGAGRVVYQNFTRIGKAIEDGSFFENDALVNAVDKAVSAGKAVHILGLLSNGGVHSHHEQIMAMCELAAKRGAKAIYVHGFTDGRDTPPRSAKTPAAELDAKLVELGVGKIATLTGRYYAMDRDNRWDRVQTAYDAIVLGKGEFQADTAEAAIQAAYDRDENDEFVKATIVGESAPVQDGDAIIFANFRPDRARQLTRAFTEADFDGFTRAVYPKLASFVTFTEFASTIKADVAFPPVALTNTLGEVLAKQGKKQLRIAETEKYAHVTFFFNGGEEALFDGEERELIPSPNVATYDLKPEMSAPEVTDKLVEVIEAGKYDTIICNFANGDMVGHSGIFEAAVKAVEAVDACLGRIIEALKVNGGQCLITADHGNVEQMLSDDGAQPLTSHTIGPVPLVLFSPTPGVGIKEGALCDLAPTLLDMMGMEKPAEMTGVSLLTRD, encoded by the coding sequence ATGAACAAAAAAACCACCGCTCTCTTTATTCTTGATGGATGGGGATACAGCGAAACCTCCAAATCCAACGCCATTGCTGCTGCGAACACGCCTAACTGGGATGCACTTTGGAATAATCAGCCACATACACTTATAAAAACGTCTGGTCTTGCGGTGGGTTTGCCCGAAGGTCAAATGGGTAATTCCGAAGTGGGTCACATGAATTTAGGTGCTGGCCGTGTGGTTTACCAAAACTTTACTCGTATCGGTAAAGCCATTGAAGATGGTTCATTTTTTGAAAATGATGCTCTTGTTAATGCGGTTGATAAAGCGGTAAGTGCAGGTAAAGCGGTACATATTTTAGGCTTGCTTTCTAATGGTGGTGTTCACAGTCACCATGAGCAAATCATGGCAATGTGTGAGCTCGCTGCCAAACGCGGTGCAAAAGCAATTTATGTTCATGGTTTCACTGATGGCCGTGATACGCCACCTCGTTCTGCTAAAACCCCAGCGGCTGAACTAGACGCTAAACTGGTAGAACTAGGCGTTGGCAAAATTGCTACCTTGACTGGTCGTTACTATGCCATGGACCGTGATAATCGATGGGATCGCGTGCAAACGGCTTACGATGCAATTGTCCTAGGTAAAGGTGAGTTCCAAGCTGATACGGCGGAAGCGGCTATTCAAGCTGCTTATGATCGTGACGAAAATGACGAATTTGTAAAAGCCACAATTGTTGGTGAGTCTGCGCCCGTTCAAGATGGCGATGCGATTATCTTCGCTAACTTCCGTCCAGATCGCGCTCGTCAGTTAACTCGTGCTTTTACCGAAGCTGACTTTGATGGTTTCACTCGCGCTGTTTATCCGAAACTGGCGTCTTTTGTTACTTTTACTGAGTTTGCTTCTACTATCAAAGCCGATGTGGCGTTTCCTCCTGTTGCATTGACAAATACCTTGGGCGAGGTGTTGGCGAAGCAGGGTAAGAAACAACTACGTATCGCGGAAACCGAAAAATACGCCCACGTCACCTTTTTCTTTAATGGTGGCGAAGAAGCCTTGTTTGATGGTGAAGAGCGCGAATTGATTCCATCGCCGAATGTGGCTACTTACGATTTGAAACCAGAAATGAGTGCGCCAGAAGTTACCGATAAGCTGGTGGAAGTGATCGAAGCGGGTAAATACGACACCATTATTTGTAACTTTGCCAACGGTGACATGGTTGGACACAGTGGTATTTTTGAAGCAGCAGTGAAAGCTGTAGAAGCCGTTGATGCTTGTTTAGGTCGTATTATTGAAGCCTTAAAAGTGAATGGCGGCCAATGTTTGATCACTGCGGATCATGGCAACGTTGAACAAATGTTAAGTGATGATGGGGCTCAGCCTTTAACGTCGCACACAATTGGTCCTGTGCCTTTGGTGCTGTTTTCTCCAACTCCAGGAGTAGGCATTAAAGAAGGGGCATTGTGTGATCTTGCGCCTACTTTGCTCGATATGATGGGAATGGAAAAACCTGCTGAGATGACGGGTGTCAGCTTGCTGACACGAGATTGA
- a CDS encoding murein hydrolase activator EnvC family protein, with amino-acid sequence MTVLFRHLFLSLFLLSSVGWAAGEPQTPEEAKQQIQALQKDLKKLNSWLKEVKSERSDVEKQLETKEKDIQELLKKIQNIQDSLKKGEKQLGELRVQQRSLQLSIQQQNEQIAAQLRAVYRSGNEESIKLLLNGDNSEEAQRLVQYNRYFSNARQSLINGFVTEVSDLNLVEKSIRSHRAQQAKEEIELKAERSRLTSQQADRRNLLAKLDKDLAKGDKRSKQLVQDQKNLQDMLQRLEEALADIQIPDQDVPFSSQRGKLVRPLKTLSALSSNGSINLGGVTLRAKEGEPVHAIFSGRVVFSDWMRGFGFLLILDHGDGYMSLYGYNQSLLKEVGEWVGANDTIAMVGSTGGRPDPALFFAIRHNGTPLKPLSWVNAG; translated from the coding sequence ATGACCGTATTATTCCGCCATCTTTTTTTGAGTTTATTCCTGTTGTCCAGCGTTGGCTGGGCGGCAGGTGAACCTCAAACGCCAGAAGAAGCGAAACAACAGATTCAGGCATTACAGAAAGACCTGAAAAAGCTTAATAGCTGGTTGAAAGAGGTGAAATCTGAGCGATCTGACGTGGAAAAGCAGCTTGAAACTAAAGAGAAAGACATTCAAGAGCTGCTTAAAAAGATCCAGAATATTCAAGATAGCTTAAAAAAAGGAGAAAAGCAGCTGGGGGAGTTAAGAGTACAGCAGCGGTCTCTCCAATTAAGTATTCAACAACAAAATGAACAAATAGCCGCCCAATTAAGGGCGGTTTATCGTTCCGGCAATGAAGAAAGTATCAAGCTGTTATTGAATGGCGATAACTCTGAAGAAGCTCAGCGTTTGGTGCAATACAATCGCTACTTTTCTAATGCTAGACAGTCCCTTATCAATGGCTTTGTGACCGAAGTGAGCGATTTGAACTTGGTTGAAAAGAGCATTCGTAGTCACCGAGCACAGCAAGCCAAAGAAGAAATTGAATTAAAAGCAGAGCGTAGTCGTCTGACTAGCCAGCAAGCGGATCGACGTAATTTATTGGCCAAATTGGACAAAGATTTAGCGAAGGGCGATAAGCGCTCTAAGCAATTAGTTCAAGATCAGAAAAACCTACAGGATATGTTGCAACGCTTGGAAGAAGCCTTGGCAGATATTCAGATTCCAGACCAAGATGTGCCTTTCTCATCGCAACGTGGCAAATTGGTTCGTCCTTTAAAAACACTCTCAGCTTTGTCATCCAACGGCAGTATTAACCTAGGTGGTGTTACTTTACGTGCGAAAGAAGGCGAACCTGTTCATGCTATTTTTTCGGGTAGAGTGGTTTTTTCTGACTGGATGCGTGGTTTTGGATTTTTACTTATTTTAGACCATGGTGATGGTTACATGTCATTATACGGCTACAACCAAAGTTTACTGAAAGAAGTGGGCGAATGGGTTGGAGCAAACGATACGATAGCCATGGTTGGTAGTACTGGTGGCCGTCCTGATCCTGCATTATTTTTTGCAATTCGACATAATGGTACGCCATTAAAACCACTTTCTTGGGTGAACGCAGGGTAA
- a CDS encoding S41 family peptidase, with protein MINTLRQRISFLFMVLLVQPAFSAQLTADTKEQSKLPTAEIQSFVETFETIREGYVEVMSDQDILHKALKGMVSGLDPHSEYFTKEELVDFNELTSGNYAGIGVEVEMKDKRLTIVTPVDGSAAAEAGILPGDVIIKIDNTLITDLGMKDIVTLMRGEIGSTVTLDIERDGELKHYELTRGLIEDASVTDKWLGDGIAYFRISQFQGDSASEFHQAIDKLSKESKIQGVVLDLRNNPGGVLQSAVGVVDAFIDKGMIVYTNGRHELSKNQYMATEKNTKFDSVPVVVLINEGSASASEIVAGALQDHQRAVILGTESFGKGSVQTVVPLSNGDAVKLTTALYYTPNGRSIQAQGITPDLVVPQATLTFDKGQFFVKEAELKGHLGNGTGGEERTSADVKSDIGELAKTDFQLFQAVTILKTLPKLAQK; from the coding sequence ATGATCAACACTTTGCGTCAACGCATCTCTTTTTTATTTATGGTGTTATTGGTTCAACCTGCCTTTTCAGCGCAGCTTACTGCCGATACTAAAGAGCAGTCTAAGTTGCCTACCGCTGAGATTCAGTCTTTTGTGGAAACCTTTGAGACGATCCGTGAGGGCTACGTTGAGGTGATGTCTGATCAAGATATTCTTCATAAGGCATTAAAGGGAATGGTATCAGGTCTTGATCCGCATTCTGAGTATTTCACCAAAGAAGAATTAGTCGACTTTAATGAACTAACCTCCGGAAACTACGCAGGCATTGGCGTTGAAGTTGAGATGAAAGATAAGCGTCTAACGATCGTAACGCCTGTTGATGGTTCGGCGGCGGCTGAAGCTGGGATCTTGCCAGGTGATGTCATTATAAAAATTGATAATACCTTGATCACAGATTTGGGAATGAAAGACATTGTAACGCTAATGCGTGGTGAAATTGGCTCTACTGTGACGCTGGATATTGAACGTGATGGTGAGCTGAAACACTATGAATTAACGCGCGGTTTAATAGAAGATGCAAGTGTCACTGATAAATGGTTAGGTGATGGTATTGCGTACTTTCGAATTAGTCAGTTCCAAGGTGACAGCGCCTCAGAATTTCACCAAGCCATTGATAAGCTTAGTAAAGAAAGTAAAATTCAAGGTGTTGTTTTAGATCTTCGTAATAATCCTGGCGGTGTATTACAAAGCGCGGTTGGTGTGGTGGATGCTTTTATCGATAAAGGCATGATTGTGTATACCAATGGCCGTCATGAATTGTCTAAAAATCAGTATATGGCGACAGAGAAAAACACCAAATTCGATAGTGTGCCAGTTGTTGTGTTGATTAATGAGGGCTCTGCATCGGCTTCAGAGATTGTTGCTGGCGCCCTGCAAGATCATCAACGTGCCGTGATTTTAGGAACAGAGTCTTTTGGTAAAGGTTCCGTTCAAACAGTAGTGCCCCTGTCTAATGGTGATGCGGTGAAATTAACCACCGCTCTGTATTACACGCCAAATGGCCGTTCTATCCAAGCGCAAGGTATTACGCCTGATTTGGTGGTTCCACAGGCTACTTTAACTTTTGATAAAGGGCAGTTTTTTGTCAAAGAAGCCGAGCTTAAAGGGCACTTAGGTAATGGAACAGGTGGAGAAGAGCGCACCAGTGCCGATGTAAAGTCGGATATTGGTGAGTTAGCAAAAACAGATTTTCAGCTATTCCAAGCAGTGACTATTTTGAAGACGCTACCTAAGCTAGCTCAGAAGTAG
- a CDS encoding divergent polysaccharide deacetylase family protein yields the protein MLVLSGGANASETELDRVEYVSVSAANDMAGQGEPTENETFFEVPEVLPQHLGPVLPTLKNELEKPSEHPVVTDSPKSISQPMFEAVKPWVPAIVPFLDAPAQSDTKVVSPSIKTNLKDKKSKQEVAPAKKLAVDTHPKMPRIAILIDDLGYNRHGMESSLSLPTEVALAILPSTPFATQTALTAQKQKRITLLHAPMENQRELKLGPGGLYAKMTEHELKETLIKDLDGLPGIQGVNNHMGSLLTTKAEPMKWVMETLKGRSLFFIDSLTSPKSVAEKTAQEHGLETVSRDVFLDNIRTEQAIDKQFSRLLKLARLHGSALAIGHPYPETMAYLKKRLNHLDKDGVRLVHLSDLLTSSPVLIPPSISSEK from the coding sequence TTGCTTGTTCTTTCAGGTGGAGCAAACGCGTCAGAGACAGAGTTAGATCGTGTCGAATATGTTTCAGTGAGTGCTGCCAATGACATGGCTGGCCAAGGTGAGCCGACAGAAAATGAAACCTTTTTTGAGGTGCCAGAGGTTCTTCCTCAGCACCTTGGTCCAGTTTTGCCTACTTTAAAAAATGAACTGGAGAAGCCGTCAGAACATCCTGTAGTTACTGACTCGCCAAAATCGATCAGCCAGCCTATGTTTGAGGCTGTTAAGCCTTGGGTACCAGCGATTGTGCCTTTTTTAGATGCGCCCGCTCAATCTGATACGAAAGTGGTTTCACCCTCTATAAAGACCAACCTAAAAGATAAGAAGTCTAAGCAAGAAGTGGCTCCGGCCAAAAAATTAGCGGTTGATACCCATCCAAAAATGCCAAGAATTGCGATTTTGATTGATGACCTAGGTTACAACCGCCATGGTATGGAATCATCCTTGTCATTGCCGACAGAGGTCGCGTTGGCTATTTTGCCCAGTACGCCATTTGCGACTCAAACAGCATTAACGGCACAGAAGCAAAAGCGAATCACTTTGCTGCATGCTCCAATGGAGAATCAGCGCGAATTAAAGCTTGGCCCAGGTGGGCTATACGCCAAGATGACCGAACACGAACTAAAAGAGACGCTGATCAAAGACCTGGACGGTTTGCCAGGCATACAAGGCGTAAACAATCACATGGGGAGCCTGCTAACGACGAAAGCGGAGCCCATGAAATGGGTAATGGAAACCCTTAAAGGCCGTTCACTATTTTTTATCGACAGCCTTACCAGCCCAAAAAGTGTGGCTGAAAAGACAGCACAGGAGCATGGGTTGGAAACCGTTAGTCGAGATGTCTTCTTGGATAACATTCGTACTGAACAAGCAATCGATAAACAGTTTTCTCGATTATTGAAGCTCGCTAGATTACATGGAAGTGCTTTGGCAATTGGGCATCCATATCCGGAGACCATGGCTTATCTTAAAAAGCGTCTCAATCATTTAGATAAGGACGGTGTTCGTCTAGTGCACTTGTCTGACTTACTTACTTCTTCGCCGGTGTTGATACCTCCTTCTATTTCGTCTGAGAAATAA
- a CDS encoding branched-chain amino acid ABC transporter substrate-binding protein, whose product MSNAVVRKTLISLAVAGAATLAQADVVIGVAGPHTGAYAAFGEQLWKGAEKAAMDINAAGGVNGEMIKLVKADDACEPKQAVSVANRLVDSDGALAVVGHFCSSSSIPASKIYEEAGVIMVTPASTNPTLTDQGLPNVFRVCGRDDQQGDVAASYIVDKLNAKRVAVIHDKDTYGKGLADAMKSTLNAYGVKEVMYEGLTRGEKDFNALITKIRSVDADVVYFGGLHSEAGPLVRQLREQGSKAIFISGDGIVSDEFVSVAGSPKYVDGVLMTFGAPPTSYPSGKKVIKEFRDGGYEPEGYTLYSYTAMQVAVAALSNNNLDPIKGAEWLKSHSIDTVMGKKNFDDKGDLTVSDYVMYEWDGQGKYHVVD is encoded by the coding sequence ATGTCAAATGCGGTTGTTAGAAAAACATTAATTTCTCTTGCTGTTGCGGGGGCTGCGACATTGGCTCAAGCAGATGTTGTCATTGGTGTTGCAGGTCCTCATACGGGAGCTTATGCAGCTTTCGGTGAGCAATTATGGAAAGGGGCTGAAAAAGCAGCGATGGATATTAATGCTGCGGGTGGTGTTAACGGCGAAATGATCAAGCTTGTAAAAGCGGATGATGCTTGTGAACCTAAACAAGCCGTATCGGTTGCTAACCGATTGGTAGACTCTGATGGCGCGCTTGCTGTTGTTGGTCACTTCTGTTCATCTTCTTCTATCCCAGCTTCCAAAATCTACGAAGAAGCGGGTGTAATCATGGTAACACCGGCATCGACTAACCCAACGCTTACTGACCAAGGTTTGCCAAACGTTTTCCGCGTGTGTGGTCGTGATGATCAGCAAGGCGATGTGGCAGCAAGCTATATTGTGGATAAATTAAACGCAAAGCGCGTAGCCGTTATTCATGATAAAGACACCTACGGTAAAGGTCTTGCTGATGCTATGAAGTCAACGCTTAACGCTTATGGCGTAAAAGAAGTCATGTATGAAGGTTTGACTCGTGGCGAGAAAGATTTCAACGCCTTGATTACAAAAATCCGCTCTGTAGACGCTGATGTTGTGTATTTCGGTGGTCTTCATTCTGAGGCTGGTCCATTAGTTCGCCAGTTGCGTGAGCAAGGTTCTAAAGCAATCTTCATTTCTGGAGACGGTATCGTATCCGATGAGTTTGTTTCTGTTGCCGGTTCTCCTAAATACGTAGACGGTGTACTGATGACATTTGGTGCGCCACCAACCTCTTACCCATCAGGTAAAAAAGTTATCAAAGAATTCCGTGACGGCGGTTATGAGCCAGAAGGTTACACTCTGTACTCTTATACAGCGATGCAAGTTGCTGTCGCAGCTCTATCTAACAACAACTTAGACCCAATCAAAGGGGCTGAGTGGTTGAAATCTCATTCTATAGATACCGTAATGGGTAAGAAAAACTTTGATGATAAAGGTGATTTGACTGTTTCTGATTACGTTATGTATGAGTGGGACGGTCAAGGCAAATATCACGTAGTAGATTAA
- a CDS encoding NAD(P)/FAD-dependent oxidoreductase, translating into MSEKVCNSLWRASSPDAPILTPLEGRVDVEVVIVGAGFTGLSAALHLAKFGVSVAVVEAQEVGFGGSGRNVGLANAGVWLEPDQLDQAIGAEAGNVMYEALAAAPDFVYSLIKEYDIQCEPVRNGTLHAGVGKNGLAQLQRRYEQMKKRGAPVQLLDAAEAQARIGSGKFNSALFDPRAGTIQPLAYARGLAHAALKEGAKLFDQSPVSKIEPAENGWVLHTEKGQIHAEKVILATNAYSEFGVKEQARKFVPIFYSQLATKPLSDVQLASVLPNKEGVWDTCTVMSSFRLDQQGRLVFGGMGGEGGVHANWATQRISELFPILTKVEWDYCWTGKIAYSEDHLPHCQQLQKGLFSVAGYSGRGIGPGTVVGAELAEWLSGRRENLSIPTSVLRDISFRELKRLFYEVGAHTYHLGQQSHALD; encoded by the coding sequence ATGTCAGAAAAAGTCTGCAATTCGTTATGGCGAGCAAGCTCTCCAGATGCGCCAATATTAACGCCTCTTGAAGGGCGCGTGGACGTCGAAGTAGTGATCGTCGGTGCAGGTTTTACCGGTCTTTCTGCCGCGTTGCATCTTGCTAAATTTGGTGTTTCCGTTGCTGTGGTTGAAGCGCAAGAGGTTGGCTTTGGCGGCTCGGGTCGAAATGTTGGCTTGGCGAACGCCGGTGTTTGGCTAGAACCAGATCAGCTGGATCAGGCTATTGGCGCAGAAGCGGGCAATGTTATGTACGAGGCATTGGCAGCGGCACCTGATTTTGTTTATAGCCTAATTAAAGAATACGACATTCAATGCGAACCTGTGCGAAACGGAACCTTGCACGCAGGCGTGGGGAAAAACGGTTTGGCGCAATTACAACGTCGTTATGAACAAATGAAAAAACGCGGAGCGCCCGTTCAGTTGTTGGATGCCGCAGAAGCCCAAGCTCGCATTGGTTCTGGCAAATTCAATTCTGCCTTGTTTGATCCAAGAGCTGGAACGATTCAGCCATTGGCTTACGCTCGTGGCCTTGCCCATGCGGCGTTAAAAGAAGGCGCTAAGCTTTTTGATCAGTCGCCCGTTAGCAAAATTGAACCTGCTGAAAATGGCTGGGTTTTGCACACGGAAAAAGGTCAGATCCATGCTGAAAAAGTGATTCTCGCGACGAATGCGTACAGCGAATTCGGAGTGAAAGAACAAGCACGTAAATTTGTGCCTATATTTTATTCCCAGTTGGCAACTAAGCCTTTAAGCGACGTGCAATTGGCCAGTGTGTTACCAAACAAAGAAGGCGTTTGGGATACCTGTACGGTAATGAGCTCTTTCCGCTTAGATCAGCAAGGCCGTTTAGTGTTTGGTGGCATGGGTGGCGAAGGCGGAGTTCATGCTAACTGGGCGACCCAGCGGATATCAGAATTGTTTCCTATCTTAACTAAAGTGGAATGGGATTATTGTTGGACAGGTAAAATCGCCTATAGCGAAGACCATTTGCCCCATTGTCAGCAGCTACAAAAAGGCTTGTTTAGTGTGGCAGGTTACAGCGGTCGAGGTATTGGTCCTGGTACTGTGGTGGGGGCAGAATTGGCTGAGTGGCTTTCTGGCCGAAGAGAGAATTTATCCATTCCAACCTCGGTGTTGAGAGATATTTCATTTCGAGAATTGAAGCGTTTATTTTATGAAGTGGGGGCGCATACGTATCATCTAGGTCAGCAGTCGCATGCTTTAGATTAG
- a CDS encoding LysR substrate-binding domain-containing protein, translating to MRRYIPSSTALKCFEASVRHLSFTKAAEELHLTQSAVSRQIRNLEEFLSRDLFIRLNKRLVLTGTGAAYYKEVVPLLDGMENACLRMLHREDEKTTLTISALPTLASYWLMPLLAEFQTAHPQFQIKVRSLDDAAKIDPESIDIILHYGGDHWPRAVSYQLMKESVVAVCSPELLARIDDKPLEAWKVEDVTSFPFLHLSSRINAWPDWMVSQGLESGSFAGASFAHFHMLLEAAKSSMGIAIMPTILAERSLQNGELVAPFGKAVSTPHEYLLSYPIDKADLEQVVIFRDWLMAKRNQS from the coding sequence ATGCGTCGTTATATCCCATCGTCAACTGCATTAAAATGTTTTGAAGCGTCCGTTCGACATTTAAGTTTCACCAAAGCCGCTGAAGAGTTGCACCTTACTCAGAGTGCGGTCAGTCGACAGATTCGCAACCTTGAAGAGTTTTTGTCACGAGATTTATTTATTCGTCTTAATAAGCGCTTGGTATTAACTGGAACGGGGGCGGCTTACTATAAAGAAGTGGTGCCACTACTGGATGGTATGGAAAACGCGTGTTTACGTATGTTGCATCGAGAAGATGAAAAAACCACGTTAACAATTTCGGCCTTGCCTACCTTGGCTTCTTATTGGCTGATGCCTTTACTGGCTGAATTTCAAACCGCTCACCCACAATTTCAAATTAAAGTTCGTTCTTTAGACGACGCCGCTAAAATAGACCCTGAAAGCATCGATATTATCTTGCATTACGGTGGTGACCATTGGCCTCGCGCTGTTTCTTATCAGTTGATGAAAGAAAGCGTCGTGGCTGTTTGCTCTCCTGAGTTATTGGCGCGTATTGATGACAAGCCACTGGAAGCATGGAAAGTTGAAGATGTTACGTCCTTCCCTTTCTTGCACTTGTCCTCTCGCATTAATGCTTGGCCAGATTGGATGGTTTCCCAAGGCTTGGAAAGTGGCTCTTTTGCTGGTGCTTCTTTTGCGCATTTTCATATGTTGCTTGAGGCGGCTAAGAGCAGCATGGGCATTGCTATTATGCCAACCATACTTGCCGAACGTAGTCTTCAAAATGGCGAGCTGGTGGCTCCTTTTGGTAAAGCGGTTTCCACTCCTCACGAATATCTTCTGTCTTACCCGATCGACAAGGCCGATCTTGAACAAGTGGTGATTTTTCGGGACTGGCTAATGGCGAAGCGAAATCAGTCTTAG
- a CDS encoding ABC transporter permease subunit, translating into MDIVLQQLVNGLTLGSVYGLIAIGYTMVYGIIGMINFAHGDVYMVSAYITAIALAILTFFGIESFPIILVGTLFLTVAVTGAYGWVIERIAYRPLRSSSRLAVLISAIGMSLILQNYVQLSQGANQQGVPTLLTGALRFNVGDGFVQITYMKLLILFISILGMGVLTYVIQKTKLGRMCRATQQDRKMASILGIDTDKVISTVFVIGAVMAALAGVLVTLDYGAFDFYVGFIIGIKAFTAAVLGGIGSLPGAMLGGLILGLSEALFAGLISSDYKDVFSFSLLVLILIVRPSGLLGKPEVEKV; encoded by the coding sequence ATGGATATCGTTCTCCAGCAGCTGGTAAACGGTCTTACCCTTGGTTCTGTATACGGACTCATTGCGATCGGTTACACCATGGTATATGGCATCATAGGCATGATTAACTTCGCCCACGGCGATGTGTACATGGTGTCAGCTTATATCACCGCAATTGCTCTTGCGATTTTAACTTTTTTCGGTATCGAATCTTTTCCTATTATTCTTGTCGGCACATTGTTTCTTACCGTTGCTGTAACAGGGGCTTATGGGTGGGTAATTGAACGTATCGCATACCGCCCATTACGTAGCTCTAGTCGTTTAGCCGTATTGATTTCCGCAATCGGTATGTCTTTGATTTTGCAAAACTATGTACAACTTAGTCAGGGTGCTAATCAGCAAGGTGTACCGACTCTTTTAACGGGTGCATTGCGTTTTAATGTGGGTGATGGCTTTGTACAGATCACCTATATGAAGCTATTGATTCTGTTTATTTCTATCTTAGGCATGGGTGTACTTACCTATGTTATCCAAAAAACCAAACTGGGCCGTATGTGTCGTGCTACTCAGCAAGACCGAAAAATGGCGTCTATTTTGGGCATAGATACAGACAAAGTTATCTCAACTGTTTTTGTTATTGGTGCTGTTATGGCGGCATTGGCGGGTGTTCTGGTTACCCTAGATTACGGTGCTTTTGATTTTTATGTTGGTTTTATCATTGGTATTAAAGCCTTTACTGCGGCTGTGTTGGGCGGTATTGGATCTTTACCAGGAGCCATGTTAGGTGGGCTGATTCTTGGTTTGTCCGAGGCTTTGTTCGCTGGGTTGATTAGTTCTGATTATAAAGATGTATTTTCATTCTCTTTGTTAGTTCTCATTTTGATTGTTCGCCCAAGTGGCCTTCTCGGCAAACCTGAAGTGGAGAAAGTATAA